One Podarcis muralis chromosome 1, rPodMur119.hap1.1, whole genome shotgun sequence genomic window carries:
- the EN1 gene encoding homeobox protein engrailed-1 gives MEEQTDSKSLRDSAPTPGSRPSSSSPSASGSDGESVPLSPGSHAPLSPATPCLVSLPLHPHHHHHPPHHQHHLPQQQHQAPPPPQQQQRPPPPPPQQQPQQQHRTTNFFIDNILRPDFGCKKEQLLLLAGTAAGGGGGGAGGGVGSGRDRDLDRAASSGRENVNPLLGRPPNLSAESHGSPDSSSTASKASPAAAAAALGTAKPPISSSSSSSSSSSSSSSCSEGSGTNPAKYGEHANPAILLMGSNNGGAVAKSDSQQPLVWPAWVYCTRYSDRPSSGPRTRKLKKKKNEKEDKRPRTAFTAEQLQRLKAEFQANRYITEQRRQTLAQELSLNESQIKIWFQNKRAKIKKATGIKNGLALHLMAQGLYNHSTTTVQDKEDSE, from the exons ATGGAAGAGCAGACGGACAGTAAAAGtctgcgagactctgctccgaCTCCCGGCAGccgccccagcagcagcagccccagcgcCAGCGGCAGCGATGGCGAGAGCGTGCCGCTGTCTCCCGGCAGCCACGCTCCCCTGTCCCCGGCCACGCCGTGCCTCGTCTCCCTGCCTCTCCAcccgcaccaccaccaccaccctccgcACCACCAGCACCATCtcccgcagcagcagcatcaggcGCCTCCGcctccacagcagcagcagcggccgccgccgccgcctccgcagcagcagccgcagcaacaGCACCGCACCACCAACTTTTTCATCGACAACATCCTGAGGCCGGACTTTGGCTGCAAGAAAGAGCAGCTCTTGCTCCTGGCCGGGACTgcggccggaggaggaggaggtggcgccGGCGGCGGCGTGGGCAGCGGCCGGGACAGGGACCTTGACCGCGCGGCCAGCTCAGGTAGAGAAAATGTCAACCCTCTGCTCGGCAGGCCCCCCAACCTTAGCGCGGAGTCGCACGGGAGCCCCGACAGCTCCTCCACGGCCTCCAAAGCCAGCCCCGCCGCGGCGGCCGCAGCGCTAGGGACGGCCAAgccccccatctcctcctcctcctcctcctcttcctcttcctcctcctcctcctcctgctcggaAGGGAGTGGAACTAACCCGGCGAAGTACGGGGAGCACGCCAACCCCGCCATCCTGCTCATGGGCTCCAATAATGGAGGAGCTGTTGCCAAGAGCGATTCTCAACAGCCGCTGGTTTGGCCTGCCTGGGTTTACTGCACTAGGTATTCAGACAGACCATCCTCGG GTCCCCGCACGAggaagctgaagaagaagaagaacgagaAGGAGGACAAGCGGCCTCGCACCGCTTTCACGGCGGAGCAGCTGCAGAGACTCAAGGCGGAGTTCCAGGCGAACCGCTACATCACCGAGCAGAGGCGGCAGACTTTGGCGCAGGAGCTCAGCCTCAACGAGTCGCAGATCAAGATCTGGTTCCAGAACAAGCGCGCCAAGATCAAGAAGGCCACGGGCATCAAGAACGGTCTGGCGCTGCACCTCATGGCGCAGGGACTCTACAATCATTCCACCACTACCGTGCAAGACAAAGAGGACAGCGAGTGA